Proteins from one Cyprinus carpio isolate SPL01 chromosome B15, ASM1834038v1, whole genome shotgun sequence genomic window:
- the LOC109082048 gene encoding phosphatidylinositol transfer protein alpha isoform-like — MLIKEFRIVLPISVEEYQVGQLYSVAEASKNETGGGEGVEVLQNEPYEKENGEKGQYTHKIYHLQSKVPTFVRLLAPSSALSIHEKAWNAYPYCRTVLTNEYMKDNFLIMIETWHKPDLGEQDNVHKLDPEQWKKVEVVHIDIADRSQVDTKDYKPDEDPATFKSQKTGRGPLGPDWKKELPQKTDCPHMCAYKLVTVKFKWFGLQNKVENFIHKQEKRLFTSFHRQLFCWLDRWIHLTMEDIRRMEEETQKELDNMREKDPVKGMSAADE; from the exons ATGTTGATAAAGGAATT tCGAATTGTCCTGCCCATTTCTGTTGAAGAG TACCAGGTGGGTCAGCTGTACTCGGTAGCAGAGGCCAGTAAGAATGAGACGGGTGGTGGAGAAGGGGTGGAGGTCCTGCAAAACGAGCCCTATGAGAAAGAGAATGGAGAGAAAGGACAGTACACACACAAGATCTACCACTTGCAGAG TAAAGTGCCAACTTTTGTACGGTTACTGGCCCCTTCGTCTGCCCTGAGCATCCATGAGAAGGCCTGGAATGCTTATCCTTACTGTCGCACAG TTCTTACG aaTGAGTACATGAAGGACAATTTTCTAATTATGATTGAGACATGGCACAAGCCTGACCTCGGTGAACAGGACAAT gtccataagCTTGACCCTGAACAGTGGAAGAAGGTTGAGGTGGTACACATTGACATTGCTGACAGGTCTCAGGTGGACACTAAG GACTACAAACCAGACGAGGATCCAGCCACATTTAAATCACAGAAGACTGGTAGAGGGCCATTAGGACCTGACTGGAAG AAAGAACTTCCTCAGAAGACGGACTGCCCTCATATGTGTGCCTATAAACTAGTCACTGTCAAGTTCAAGTGGTTTGGCCTGCAGAATAAAGTGGAGAATTTCATTCACaag CAAGAGAAGCGTCTGTTCACCAGCTTCCACAGGCAGCTCTTCTGCTGGTTAGACCGATGGATCCATCTGACCATGGAGGACATCCGCCGCATGGAGGAGGAGACACAGAAAGAACTCGATAAT ATGCGAGAGAAGGATCCAGTGAAAGGGATGTCTGCCGCAGATGAATGA